AATCCCGCCATGCACGCTCGGCGTATGTTGATGTCGAAACCAGGCTCCTGACCCAGTTCTCAAGGTGGGGAACCGCACCTGGCATCCAAGCAACGACTGCATTGAGAAAAACACTGATAAGAAAGGATGAAGAAGTAAAAACAATGAATAGAAATTAAAGACGAAAtcatacttacgtttcatattccatttctcaagaaatgGCATGCTCTCAGCCGGGATTAGGTCAGTGATCTTCACCCGAACGAGCCGGCCCATCTAGCCCCGATCTTTGTCTTCATCTGTACTCGAGATGAGCGCCTTGGTGGCCCGTCATTGAAGCTTTATCAGCCCACCTCGATAGAGTCGAGGGATATATAATCTTATGAGGTGGTCAAAGGTGAAGGAAAGCCCGTcgattttgctcacgaagaaACAGAGCAGTATCACAATCCTCAagaaagaagggtgaatttggccgagggtcacctGGTATTTCTTGCAGTAGTCTACGATGAccggatcgaggggacccaacGTAGacggataagtgtaaacactcaggaacccttccacgtgggtggtGATCGCTTCTTCTGGTGCCGGTATCACAACCTCTTTGTTtccccagttgcaatctttcttcACCTGGTCAAGAAGGCTTTTGgatatcgagcatatatatctcgatatcGGCTCGTATCGACCGATGAGAgtttctcgaccttaaagtcgGAATCAATGACACACACCCCGGGAATAAGTTCTTCAGGGCATGGCTCCATCACTGGTTTCTCGCCGGCCGACCGAGATGAGGAAGCAACCTCTTTATGCGGAACAGTTTTAGATGTTTTGGCCATTTAGTTTTTGTGGGCAAAGAAGAATGGAGATTGAAGTATTTGGTGTTTTAGGAAGAACACGCAAATAAACTCAAAAACCTGAAGATAAGAAGCTTTAGAGAAGGCAAAGAACTATGGATGATTGGAATGAAAAAGATTTGAaagtaaaagtttgaaataatgaaGAAGAGAGCTATTTATCCTAGGTTCAAAACTGGTAGTGGCCGACCGTCGACTGacgcgcatttaatgccttggtaactggaccgacgGGACGTTTGTCGCATACGTCACAATCGGGCTCATCGTTAATGTCATTGCTCATCTAGTCAGAGTTCGaaaattcatatcgtttctcgctatcttctttccgagaaacgaagggactatctgtatacggtcaaaactgaGTTTGTCCttcgagattggaacatgatggacCAAGGTTTATCATTGTAATATCGAGCCATGATACGAAGTTAGATTGTCGAGCTCGTgccccagagaccgatcaagatcgagatcggccaagatcgagctcgagacccagaaaCCGATCGAGATCGGCCAAAATCGAGGTCGAACAAATAAAGAccaatcaagatcgagatcgagccaagaaacaaaaaaggCGTTATAGCCGCAATTAAGGGGAGAATCTCGGTGGAAACCACGACACATATCAAGGAGagactaattaattaatctatcatgggatccccactatgcatttttaattatatccaaaatagGATTTCCCTACTATATCAAGGGTTGTTATTATTTGtagagaagggggggggggtcaGATTCATTGAAATTTATAGAACATAAAGCAAATACTGTCTTTTTCTGGCTTTGATATTTAATCATATTGTTCTTCTATCAATCACTCCCCATTCAATTTGAAGTTGATAAAACTTGAAGGCTTAGACTAACTAATTCATTCAGTTTGCATTCATTTCTTCTACAACTAATTTCGATattcatttacttattttttccaatttgtaccaagttataccacgtatccttagaattACGTGTAAATTCAATtgctatccatttttcgggtaaacaatatcACATTTAGAAATTGAAATATGTGATATAAAGTAATTTTCGAATTACATCTTCCCTTGTGATATGGGATACAAAAGTTCATATATCACTAATTTTCCCACCCTATTTGAGCAGTACAATTATTTCCGACAAAGagatttagagcccgtttggacataagaaaattttaccttttttccaaaaaaaatttactttttttcgaaatcagcgtttgttcataaaattttcaattttcacttgaagatgcattttgaaaatttccgaaaatttgaaaaactccaaaaagctatttttcaaaattttcactcaaatcactaacaaaacttcaaaaaaacccaaaattatattcatatccaaacacaacactaaatttcaaatatcatttttatttgaaaatattttccccctatttttgaaattttataattcttatgtccaaacgcccacttaattGAACTCTTGCCTCCCTTTAGCTCCCTTAGTATAGTTTATACTAAATTATACAAATTTAttataattaaatgataaattaaTGTGAGAATTTATATTAATTAGTTATGATTTAGTAATAACCATATTTATGTGACATAATTTTGCCATCTATTTATTGATTTTGTATGTATAGATAATTTGTGTAGATGAGATAAGTGCTTACCTAATTCTCTACGTTTTCAATAATtagaaataaaaaacaaaacaaaacatgtgGAAGCGGACCGACGAGGGaactaatgaaaataatgaaTCGCAGGGGAGATGGAAGGCGTCACGATTTTGAGAAACTTGGCCAACCCAATTAGAGGTGGGTTGACATTTGACATTACATGACAAAGACAAAAGACAACAAGTAACCAAGCAGAAAGGGATCCAGTAAGCATTTCaattattttcttgtttattgtgTTGGCGGGTCCTCTGGAAATTAGGCAGAGCTGGCTCCGATTGAATTAGCTTCGGCTGGAAAGCAATTGGAGCTGGCGTTCGACGACGGCTTAATTAGGGATGGGGCGGAGGAGGAGAGCATCTTGCTCTTGCCCGGACGGGAGAATGAGATTGTTGAAATGGGAAATGATAGCCCTTCTCGGAAAGAGAATGTGGACGATCACTACCCTGTTCATACTGCCCACCAAGTCAGCAACGGTCTCTTACGCTTTTCCAATTTTCAATTTCATTTACTTCAACTCCTTGTTTCCAATGTTAGTATTTGAATTGATGAGACAGAAAATGGGACCTTATAATTCCATTGACCCATTGTTTTTCGGCTGTCCCATTTGATTCTTTAAATTCCTTGACTTCTCACCTCAATAAACTCTTCATCTTTTTGGTGTTGGATACATTGTTTTATTTGATCCTTTTAAATGAACTTTCCCCTTCCCTTTTAATGTGGGTACTCTATCTATGAGAATTTAGTTTGTTCTTTACCTACAGTATTTGGTTAAATTCCTATTTCATTCGATTATGACAAATGATTAACTGTTCCATTCTGTCCATTGaaaagttaagaagaaagcaTTTCTATGATCTGTATTGACAGTTAATTGTTTTGTCAAATGATCTTTCTGAATATgatttgatgaaaaaggaatgCCAATTACAGATTGAGGCCATTGATCCATTGATTTTCAGCTGGCACATTGCAACTTTAAGTTCCTTGACTTCTCGCCTCAGTAATTTCTGTGTGAACGGCACCTCATGCTATACTTGTAAAGTTGTCATTAAATTTCAGTTTACATGATACTTTGTAGAATCCACATAAAGCTCACTTAATAAAAGATTCAATAGAACAGACTTACATTTGACTCAGGTGCTTTTGTCCAGTAACTTGCAAGAATTAAGAAAACTgaattaaaatgagaaatttatTGTGTTTatgcattttccaacttttccCTTCTTTCAAATGGCTAAATTAATCCATGCGTATACTCTATCTACATGAATTTAATTTGTTACATAACTATAGAGCATCTGTTTGGAttccaattttattgaattttgacAAGTGAAGAGAAAGAATGAGCCGTTTGGACAACTTTTGGAAAAAGCTTATTGATAATCTTTTCAAAGAAAAAGTTTGTGCAAAAAGGAAATGTGGTTGGATATTTCTAGTTTAATCCAAAAGACCCGTGAGTGTTTTATGAGTAGAAGCAAAACCTTTATTTGAAAGACATCTCAAACCATTTCTTTAAAAAGAcagttttttttcaaaacaagaaaattttttgaaaaatatattgcAAGATCTCAAAAAGAATTCATGGAAAAACTCCACCTTTATTTCCATTTTGTCTtttgaaaaattaagaaataGTACTTTGTGATGTGTTATGATATTATGAAAGAATctgtttttctttgtgttttctGTATCTCTGTTGGTTTTTTTCTGTAACTCTTATCATTGGCATCAATGCTGTTGACTCATTGTAATTTTacgtttccttctttttttttttcagattcATGGTTTCAGGTGGGAATTCTTCTCAGCATGGGCGTCAACAGTGCATACGCGCTGGGATATTCTGGCACAATCATGGTTCCTCTAGGTTGGATAGGTGGTGTAGTTGGTCTAATTTTATCAACAATAGTATCATTGTACGCAAGTATTCTTACTGCCAAACTCCATGAAGTTGGGGGAAAGAGGCATATCAGATATAGAGACCTTGCAGGACATTTATATGGTACAAATAATAAAGGAAACACATCAACTGATGTACAGGCATCAGACATCATTCTTTTTATTACTTGAtcaattatttgtttgaataaaatTGAGCTTATTTTGTTGCTGCAGGAAGGACAGCATACTTGCTTGTTTGGGCATTACAATATGCAAATCTTTTTTTGATAAATATTGGATATATTATCATGGCTGGTTCAGCATTGAAGGTCAGATCTTTTCCTGTCCTCCAAaccttcttttcttatttattcgaTGAGACACTTTAGCAGAACCATTACCATTCCCCTCTACCCAGgcaaaaggaaagagaaagattATACAGAGTAAAATAAAGGacaaggaggggggggggggtaaggAGTTGCCAGATAAAGATGATTAATAACTGAGTCTTTTTTACATTTTCGGTTTTGTGATGTTGGCTTGATTTATTGTTTAGTTTTTCTGCTGCAAATATTTGTTTGCTTGGTAGATTTTGACAGTATGATTACTTTGTGTATCTTTTGTGAATACAATACCTAAACTAACCTTTCTTAGTACATACTCTTTTGACTTGATTGCCATGCCAGGCCTTCTATCTTCTCTTTAGGGATGACCATCAGCTGAAGCTGCCACATTTCATAGCGATCGCTGGATTCGCATGCGTGCTTTTTGCCATCGCGACGCCCCATTTATCAGCCCTAAGGGTTTGGCTGGGGGTTTCATCATTATGCTTGCTGCTGTATCTCTGTATAGCATTTGTGTTGTCTCTTGAAGATGGTATGCTGCTTCCTCTCTTTGATTTTTAACTAGCCAGCATAGTGCATTGCATGCTTGTGTCAATGTTGGTATTGATTTAATAATGTATCAAAAAGAGCACAACATCACCCTCATGACTTGTGCATAATATTACTGCCCATATAGGCAAAATAACTTGAGCAAATATCCATGGTCTGTTTGAAAGTTCAGTGCAATGTTGTATCCCGATATCAAATGTCACCAGTATGTGAAATTTACATGGAAAGGCATCTAGGTTTACCAGTGTAGCTTGTTCCTTGTTCCTGCCTTTCTGGTGGTTTCGTTTCTGCTCGAGTTATTTCCTGTAAAGTGATTTGAAAATCTGAAAGTCTCTTCAAacaaaatataacaacaacaacagaccCAGTGatgtcccacaagtggggtttgggaagggtagtgtgtacataGACCTTATCCTTACTCTGGGAGGGTAAAGGGGCTCTTttcgatagactctcggctcaagaaagaTGCAAAAAACTCTTCAAATGAAATATGCTTTCTCAAAATATTAGAAGAGTTAATTATAAGCACTTAATCCGGGAAATAATAATTATACACTAAAAGAATTAGTCCCTTGTTTTTTTGTCACATTTCTCCTTAGTCAATAGCATTCCAAGTTGTCTTAATCTTCAGAAAGCTGTCATATGGTAGTAAAGACATCATATTCACTGCCACGTTATCATTATATGAGGGGAAGCATTCACTGGAAAATGCCTGCTGCCACGTTATCATTATATGAGGGGAAGCATTCACTGGAAAATGCCTGCTCACGAAGAGGGTGATCCTATTTGTTTGCCTGGTATTTCATACAAGCACATTGATAGTATCCTTGATGAGCATCTCGAAAACCATGCGGAATTGGAAAATTGTAGTGTTTAGAATTACAGGAATCAACTAAACTATTAAAAGAATAATTTATGCAGGGTAGGCTGATTAGCCCCCCCAAAAAAACAGAAGCAAATAAGGATGCAAAAATCTGTATTTCGGTCTAGAATTTCCTATTAGAAAGGCTTATAGAATTTTGGAGGAAATTCAATTTTGAATGAAGGTTGAAAATGTTGAAAATTAGAGACAAACTTCTAGTTTCAGACGGAAGTCCAAACAAGATATTACATTTGTGATTTCTAACTTTCTTCTTGAGCCAAACGGAGGAAGAATATGAACTTCTTCTTGTCCTTGTATTTCTCTTTTCATCTTCTCTTTCTTCCCAAAgcaaggacatgtatgatggggctaaggaaccgggttaggacagtaggaggcgactctgagcattttccggttgtaatggagttacaccaaggttctgcgctcagtccgttcttattcgccctggtgatagacgcgttaacacaccatattcaaggggatgtgccatggtgcatgctattcgccgatgacatagttctgattgatgagtcgcgagccggtgttaacgagaggctggaggtttggagacaggctcttgagtctaagggtttcaagctgagcaggacgaagacggaatacctggagtgtaagttcagcgctgagccaggggaaATGGGCGTGGgtgtgaggcttgattcgcaggtcatcccgagtagaggcagcttcaagtaccttggttcggttatctaggggggaggggagatcgacgaggatgtcacacaccgtatcggggtaggatggatggagtggaggttagcatctgaagtcctgtgtgacaagagagtgccaccgatactcaaaggtaagttttataaagcggtggttagaccggccatgatttatggggctgagtgttggcccgttaagaactcacatatccagaagatgaaagtagcagaaatgaggatgttgcggtggatgtgcgagcacactaggatagataagattaggaatgatgttattcgggagaaggtgcatgtggctcccattgacgacaagatgcgggaagcgaggcttagatggttcgtaCATGTTCAGaagagaagcccagatgctccggtacggaggtgtgagcagctggttgCGGAGGGCACGAGAaaaggtagagggcggcctaagaagtattggggagaggtgatcaggcaggatatggcgaggctccagatttctgaggacatgacacttgataggaagatgtggaggtcgagtattagggttgtaggttaggaggtagttgagtcgtgccttacttcgtaccattgtgggactagccatgtagggtttttgtctaagatagctagtggcaatgttgtggcttactatttcgcttttcagtgcatgtcctatttactagctatcgcttttgctttgcatctttcttctagatttcatggtgttcctatttttcttatgattgttgtggcgatactaatatttactaatattgtctccctttgctttgcatctttcttctggatttcatgatgttcctatttatcctatgattgttgttgtgatactaatattgtctcctttttgtccttttgtctttttgttttttttgagccgaaggtctttcggaaacagcctctctactccttcgggtaggggtaaggtctgcgtacacactaccctccccagaccccattagtgggattttactggattgttgttgttgttgttgttgtttcttccCAAAGCATCTAGAATTTTCATCCTGGCAAGTTGAGTGTATTAGAACTTCTGTTTTTCAGTTTACTTGAATTTATTAGCACCATATTTAGACTTCTGTTTGGGCCTGAACTAGTGCATGATGATGAATGTCTGGTTTTTCATGACATCCATATCCATGAAATATGGAAGCGTCATAACAGTGTCTGGATAGATGGTTCTTTAGGACTTCACTGGAATGGTAAGGATGTAGGTTGCCTTTCATTAATTTGCCATTGGATTGATTTCTAGCAACTTTAATTTAAACAACTTTATTATGTTATATTTAGTTTTTCCCGAATACTTGGAGTAGAAGTTCAGTGATAGGATGTCTGAAGCAGCAGGGGAAGTGAAGATtgattcacaagtcatccccaaaagGGATAATTTCAAATATCTTGGGTTTGTAATCCGAGGCAACGGGGAGATTGACCGTTACTCACCGTATTGAagcggggtggatgaaatggaggctcgcttTTGGGATtatgtgtgataagaatgtgtcaCCAAGACTTAAAAggcaagttctacagagtggtggttagaccaaCTATATTGTATGGGGCGGAGTGCTGACCCGTCAAGAAGTCCcatgtccaaaagatgaaggtagctgaaatgaggatgttgagatggatgtgtgggcatactaggaaagacaagattaggaacgaagttattagggacaaggtcGGTGTGGCCTTGGTGGAGGACAAACTGCGAgaatcgaggctgagatggttcgggcacatgcAGAGGAGAGCCATAGATGCCCCagtcaggaggtgtgagaggttgaccatggCGGGTCTAAGGAAGGGtaaggtaggcctaagaagtattagggtgaggtgattaggcaggatatgtTATTGCTCCAGCTTTACCGAGGACGGGGAGGGTGGAGGTCGAGATTTTGGGTGGAAGGTTGACAATAGTCTTTAGTCCCTTAGTCTTATCGGTAGTACTAGTactagttttgtatttttttcttattccTGGTCTTTATATTACATGTGCCATTTGTTCCTATTATATTGTTGCTATTATTTATTACTTTATTCTCATTGTtccttgagctgagggtctatcagaaataaTCTTTCTAcctccacaaggtaggggtaaagtcaacatacacactaccctccccagactccacatgtgggattacactgtatttgttgttgttgtatttagttTTCCCTGAGTAGTCTCTGAGggacttcttttttcttttactaaaGCTGGTAAATTTTTTTCCATGTTACAGGTATGAAGGCTCCTCCTAGGGACTACAGTATTCCAGGATCAGAAGTAAACAGGATCTTTGCAACTATTGGTGCGGTTGGGAACCTCGTTTTTGCATTTAACACGGGAATGATACCAGAGATACAGGTCAGAAAATAAAACCGTGAACTTATGTGATCAGGCCATCCTTTGTTATGACTTTAAAGCAAGTAATAAATTAACCTCCTTCCAATCATCTTACTTGATTTATGTTTCTATTGCCCATCTCAGTTACATCCCTGAAATTTCTACCAGTGGTTGCAGGGGTAATATCTAGTTGATACACTGAACTCGTATTCTCCCAGTTTGCTCATTATCAGAGTGCATGGACTTCTACCCACATGTAATCAGGATTGGGGTGTTTATCCGATCTCTGTCTTTTAATTACATTACTTTTTAGATTAAACTAGCTGACCCAATAGACCAATCATTCAACATGATTTACCTTTCCATTTTCAACTTCCATTTCTATGACCTCATTTGCTGATTGACTGATACAGTcatttgaaataaagtaaaaaatttcagaatttgcTCCAAGAAAGGCAAGTCACTTATTTTGCCAGAGAGAAAAGCCGTTGGTTACTCTTACACTTGTTCTGCATCTTTTTAGTTTTGTTCACCCTGTTGCAGTTAATACAATATCTTTGAATCCGTCTTGTTACAGGCTACAGTCAGACCACCTGTAATTGAGAACATGTTGAAAGCTCTGTTCTTTCAGTTCACAGTGGGAGTTGTGCCCTTGCATGCTGTTACTTATATAGGTTATTGGGCTTATGGATCTAGCGCTTCATCCTATTTACTGAACAATGTTCATGGTCCAGTTTGGTTGAAGGGTGTTGCTCACATGTCTGCTTTCATACAATCGATCATCACTTTGCATGTAATCATCGCCCTTCACTTTGATTTGAGATTTCCTTCTAATCATTTTCTCGTCACAGTTGATTATGTGTCCTTGGAGATGTAAATCCCTCCAAGCTTCCATGTCTTCTAATCTTGTTTTCTGAACTTAGTGTTGCTTTTGCTGCTACTTGCAGATATTTGCAAGTCCAACATATGAGTTTCTGGATACAACATATGGAATCAAAGGAAGTGCTTTGGCTCCTCGTAACATTGCATTCAGACTGGTTGTTAGAGGAGGTTACCTTGTCTTGACCACTTTCCTGTCGGCTTTGCTGTCTTTCCTGGGAGACTTCATGAGCCTCACTGGCGCAATAAGCACATTTCCACTCACATTCGTACTCCCAAACCACATGTACCTTATTGCAA
This DNA window, taken from Nicotiana tabacum cultivar K326 chromosome 4, ASM71507v2, whole genome shotgun sequence, encodes the following:
- the LOC107828846 gene encoding proline transporter 1 isoform X5; its protein translation is MGNDSPSRKENVDDHYPVHTAHQVSNDSWFQVGILLSMGVNSAYALGYSGTIMVPLGWIGRTAYLLVWALQYANLFLINIGYIIMAGSALKAFYLLFRDDHQLKLPHFIAIAGFACVLFAIATPHLSALRVWLGVSSLCLLLYLCIAFVLSLEDGMKAPPRDYSIPGSEVNRIFATIGAVGNLVFAFNTGMIPEIQATVRPPVIENMLKALFFQFTVGVVPLHAVTYIGYWAYGSSASSYLLNNVHGPVWLKGVAHMSAFIQSIITLHIFASPTYEFLDTTYGIKGSALAPRNIAFRLVVRGGYLVLTTFLSALLSFLGDFMSLTGAISTFPLTFVLPNHMYLIARKNKLSSLQKS
- the LOC107828846 gene encoding proline transporter 1 isoform X2, producing MGNDSPSRKENVDDHYPVHTAHQVSNDSWFQVGILLSMGVNSAYALGYSGTIMVPLGWIGGVVGLILSTIVSLYASILTAKLHEVGGKRHIRYRDLAGHLYGRTAYLLVWALQYANLFLINIGYIIMAGSALKAFYLLFRDDHQLKLPHFIAIAGFACVLFAIATPHLSALRVWLGVSSLCLLLYLCIAFVLSLEDGMKAPPRDYSIPGSEVNRIFATIGAVGNLVFAFNTGMIPEIQATVRPPVIENMLKALFFQFTVGVVPLHAVTYIGYWAYGSSASSYLLNNVHGPVWLKGVAHMSAFIQSIITLHIFASPTYEFLDTTYGIKGSALAPRNIAFRLVVRGGYLVLTTFLSALLSFLGDFMSLTGAISTFPLTFVLPNHMYLIARKNKLSSLQKS
- the LOC107828846 gene encoding proline transporter 1 isoform X1 — protein: MGNDSPSRKENVDDHYPVHTAHQIEAIDPLIFSWHIATLSSLTSRLSNFCVNGTSCYTYSWFQVGILLSMGVNSAYALGYSGTIMVPLGWIGGVVGLILSTIVSLYASILTAKLHEVGGKRHIRYRDLAGHLYGRTAYLLVWALQYANLFLINIGYIIMAGSALKAFYLLFRDDHQLKLPHFIAIAGFACVLFAIATPHLSALRVWLGVSSLCLLLYLCIAFVLSLEDGMKAPPRDYSIPGSEVNRIFATIGAVGNLVFAFNTGMIPEIQATVRPPVIENMLKALFFQFTVGVVPLHAVTYIGYWAYGSSASSYLLNNVHGPVWLKGVAHMSAFIQSIITLHIFASPTYEFLDTTYGIKGSALAPRNIAFRLVVRGGYLVLTTFLSALLSFLGDFMSLTGAISTFPLTFVLPNHMYLIARKNKLSSLQKS
- the LOC107828846 gene encoding proline transporter 1 isoform X3, producing the protein MGNDSPSRKENVDDHYPVHTAHQIEAIDPLIFSWHIATLSSLTSRLSNFCVNGTSCYTYSWFQVGILLSMGVNSAYALGYSGTIMVPLGWIGRTAYLLVWALQYANLFLINIGYIIMAGSALKAFYLLFRDDHQLKLPHFIAIAGFACVLFAIATPHLSALRVWLGVSSLCLLLYLCIAFVLSLEDGMKAPPRDYSIPGSEVNRIFATIGAVGNLVFAFNTGMIPEIQATVRPPVIENMLKALFFQFTVGVVPLHAVTYIGYWAYGSSASSYLLNNVHGPVWLKGVAHMSAFIQSIITLHIFASPTYEFLDTTYGIKGSALAPRNIAFRLVVRGGYLVLTTFLSALLSFLGDFMSLTGAISTFPLTFVLPNHMYLIARKNKLSSLQKS
- the LOC107828846 gene encoding proline transporter 1 isoform X4, encoding MGVNSAYALGYSGTIMVPLGWIGGVVGLILSTIVSLYASILTAKLHEVGGKRHIRYRDLAGHLYGRTAYLLVWALQYANLFLINIGYIIMAGSALKAFYLLFRDDHQLKLPHFIAIAGFACVLFAIATPHLSALRVWLGVSSLCLLLYLCIAFVLSLEDGMKAPPRDYSIPGSEVNRIFATIGAVGNLVFAFNTGMIPEIQATVRPPVIENMLKALFFQFTVGVVPLHAVTYIGYWAYGSSASSYLLNNVHGPVWLKGVAHMSAFIQSIITLHIFASPTYEFLDTTYGIKGSALAPRNIAFRLVVRGGYLVLTTFLSALLSFLGDFMSLTGAISTFPLTFVLPNHMYLIARKNKLSSLQKS